A stretch of the Pseudomonas sp. ACM7 genome encodes the following:
- the gnd gene encoding phosphogluconate dehydrogenase (NAD(+)-dependent, decarboxylating) yields the protein MQLGIIGLGRMGGNIARRLMLNGHTTVVYDRNTAFVDTLAAEGASGVIDLPALVAGLAKPRAVWVMLPAGAPTEDTIDTLSTLLEAGDTIIDGGNTFYKDDIRRAKTLSEKGLHYVDVGTSGGVWGLERGYCMMIGGEAEVVKRLDPLFESLAPGLGDIPRTKDRKSEDDRAERGYIHAGPAGSGHFVKMIHNGIEYGMMQAFAEGFDILKTKASTNLPEDQRFDLNVGDIAEVWRRGSVVSSWLLDLTADALASDPKLDGYTGEVADSGEGRWTIEAAMEQSVPVPVLSNSLFSRYRSRGQGTFGDKILSAQRFGFGGHVETSKK from the coding sequence ATGCAACTCGGGATTATTGGACTGGGCCGCATGGGCGGTAATATTGCGCGGCGCCTGATGCTTAACGGTCATACCACCGTTGTTTACGATCGCAATACCGCCTTTGTCGACACCCTGGCCGCAGAAGGCGCCTCTGGCGTCATCGACCTGCCGGCGCTGGTCGCTGGCCTGGCCAAGCCACGTGCGGTGTGGGTCATGCTGCCGGCCGGCGCACCGACCGAAGACACCATCGACACCCTGAGCACCTTGCTCGAAGCTGGCGATACCATCATCGACGGCGGCAACACCTTCTATAAGGACGACATCCGCCGGGCGAAAACCCTTTCGGAAAAAGGCCTGCACTACGTCGACGTCGGTACCTCCGGCGGCGTCTGGGGCCTGGAGCGGGGCTACTGCATGATGATCGGTGGCGAAGCCGAGGTGGTTAAACGCCTTGATCCGCTGTTCGAAAGCCTTGCACCGGGCCTGGGCGACATTCCTCGGACCAAGGACCGCAAGTCCGAAGACGATCGTGCCGAACGCGGTTACATCCACGCAGGCCCGGCCGGTTCGGGCCATTTCGTGAAAATGATCCACAACGGCATTGAATACGGAATGATGCAGGCCTTCGCTGAAGGCTTCGACATCCTCAAGACCAAGGCCAGCACCAACCTGCCGGAAGATCAGCGTTTTGACCTTAACGTCGGCGACATCGCCGAAGTCTGGCGTCGTGGCAGCGTCGTGTCGTCCTGGTTGCTCGACCTGACCGCCGACGCGCTGGCCAGCGATCCGAAACTCGACGGTTACACAGGTGAAGTGGCTGACAGCGGTGAAGGTCGCTGGACCATCGAAGCCGCCATGGAGCAATCGGTTCCCGTACCGGTGCTGTCGAACTCGCTGTTCTCCCGCTACCGTTCGCGCGGGCAAGGCACCTTTGGCGACAAGATTCTCTCGGCCCAGCGCTTCGGCTTCGGCGGCCACGTGGAGACTTCGAAAAAATGA
- a CDS encoding DUF6026 family protein: MGTVHAALPAQTLYVTIRRDELRQLKDERDQLKQELAHLRLLTQSNQAQPLPVTHRVPHA; encoded by the coding sequence ATGGGCACAGTACACGCAGCACTGCCAGCACAAACCCTTTACGTCACGATCCGTCGCGATGAATTGCGCCAGTTGAAAGACGAGCGCGACCAGTTGAAGCAGGAGCTCGCGCATTTGCGCTTGTTGACACAAAGCAATCAGGCCCAGCCTTTGCCCGTCACTCACCGTGTGCCTCACGCCTGA
- a CDS encoding GNAT family N-acetyltransferase codes for MESAEILVLQASYTNPVHAEAIGLVLNAYAEDPMGGGHSLPADLLKQLPAELAKRPHAFSVLAFVGGEPAGLVNCFEGFSTFACRPLVNVHDVVVVKKFRGLGLSQKMLQKVEDIARQRGCCKITLEVLEGNAVAQASYGKFGFAAGMFDPAHGRMLFWTKAL; via the coding sequence ATGGAATCCGCAGAAATTCTTGTACTTCAGGCCAGCTATACCAATCCAGTGCATGCCGAGGCTATTGGACTGGTGCTGAATGCTTACGCCGAAGACCCGATGGGTGGCGGCCACTCGTTGCCCGCCGACTTGTTGAAGCAACTGCCGGCGGAACTGGCCAAACGTCCCCACGCGTTCAGCGTTCTGGCCTTTGTCGGTGGCGAGCCGGCCGGACTGGTCAATTGCTTTGAAGGTTTCTCGACCTTCGCCTGTCGGCCGTTGGTCAATGTGCACGATGTGGTGGTGGTGAAGAAGTTTCGCGGCTTGGGGTTGAGCCAGAAGATGCTGCAAAAGGTCGAGGACATCGCTCGCCAGCGCGGTTGCTGCAAAATCACACTGGAGGTGCTGGAAGGTAATGCTGTCGCCCAGGCTTCCTATGGCAAGTTCGGTTTTGCTGCAGGCATGTTCGACCCGGCGCACGGTCGGATGCTGTTCTGGACCAAGGCGCTTTAA
- a CDS encoding DinB family protein gives MNQPLSHHLLTMAYQNAWANHRLAKAWSQLSPADLAARRVSFFPSLRATLNHILTCDWFYVDALERELRGDDPHPDCYVFFNQDEPFTQAVHLKREQALVDRRLIAYCEQMRDADLGKIVTIARDTPQHESRVRMLSHLFEHQIHHRGQVHAMLSGTSVKPPQLDEFFCAGESGLRAEDFAELGWTEALIWGA, from the coding sequence ATGAATCAGCCTTTGTCGCACCATCTTCTGACCATGGCCTATCAAAACGCTTGGGCCAATCATCGACTCGCCAAGGCCTGGAGCCAGTTGAGCCCGGCCGATCTGGCGGCACGGCGGGTCAGCTTCTTTCCCAGTCTGCGCGCGACCCTCAATCACATCCTGACCTGCGACTGGTTTTACGTGGATGCGCTGGAGCGGGAGTTGCGCGGCGACGATCCGCATCCCGACTGCTACGTGTTTTTCAATCAGGACGAGCCGTTTACGCAAGCGGTACACCTCAAGCGCGAACAAGCGCTGGTGGACCGTCGACTGATCGCCTACTGCGAGCAAATGCGCGACGCCGACCTCGGCAAGATCGTGACCATCGCCCGGGACACGCCGCAACATGAGAGCCGCGTACGCATGCTCTCCCATCTGTTCGAGCACCAGATTCATCATCGCGGGCAGGTTCACGCCATGCTCAGCGGTACCTCGGTCAAACCACCGCAACTGGACGAGTTTTTCTGTGCTGGTGAGTCAGGCCTGAGGGCTGAGGATTTTGCCGAGCTGGGGTGGACCGAGGCGCTGATCTGGGGCGCTTGA
- the zapE gene encoding cell division protein ZapE: MNVDSPFSAWQHAIEQKGFVQDEAQEHAVWALQKCYEALHEGRTPITGVYLWGPVGRGKTWLMDQFYQSLKVPARRQHFHHFMGWVHQRSFQLTGTADPLKALARELSEEVRVLCFDELFVNDIGDAIILGRLFQVMFEQGVVVVCTSNQPPDQLYADGFNRDRFVPAIEAIKKHMQVIAVDGGEDHRLHPGKGLQRYWVAAPGQPSALGEVFKALTVGQLVSSDPIKVGYRPLNVVQASPAVLWTRYADLCEQPFAAMDFIALCDTFSAILLSDVPNLSAQKREGRIARGTEDGVERVVAGDRELPQLSVHDDGVRRFIALVDECYDRKVPLCLEAQVPMESLYTEGYLEFPFRRTLSRLQEMQLQRFAEA, encoded by the coding sequence ATGAATGTCGACTCCCCCTTTAGCGCCTGGCAACACGCCATCGAACAGAAGGGCTTCGTCCAGGACGAAGCCCAGGAACATGCCGTGTGGGCGCTGCAGAAATGCTACGAGGCGCTGCATGAAGGGCGTACGCCGATCACTGGCGTGTACCTCTGGGGCCCGGTCGGGCGCGGCAAAACCTGGTTGATGGACCAGTTTTACCAAAGCCTGAAGGTCCCGGCCCGTCGCCAACACTTTCACCACTTTATGGGCTGGGTCCATCAGCGTTCGTTTCAACTGACCGGCACCGCCGACCCGTTGAAGGCGCTGGCTCGCGAACTGAGCGAGGAAGTGCGGGTCCTGTGCTTTGACGAATTGTTCGTTAACGACATCGGCGACGCGATCATTCTCGGGCGTTTGTTTCAGGTGATGTTCGAGCAGGGCGTGGTGGTGGTCTGCACCTCCAATCAGCCACCGGACCAGCTGTACGCCGATGGTTTCAATCGCGACCGGTTCGTGCCCGCCATCGAGGCCATCAAGAAACATATGCAGGTGATTGCGGTGGATGGCGGCGAAGATCATCGCCTGCACCCCGGCAAAGGTTTGCAACGTTACTGGGTGGCGGCACCGGGGCAACCCAGCGCTCTGGGAGAAGTGTTCAAGGCATTGACCGTCGGCCAGTTGGTGTCCAGTGACCCAATCAAGGTGGGCTACCGCCCACTCAATGTCGTGCAGGCCAGCCCAGCCGTACTCTGGACTCGTTACGCCGATCTCTGTGAACAGCCTTTTGCCGCCATGGATTTCATCGCCCTGTGCGATACCTTCAGCGCTATTCTGTTGAGTGACGTGCCCAACCTTAGCGCGCAAAAGCGCGAAGGGCGCATCGCCCGAGGCACTGAAGACGGCGTCGAACGGGTGGTGGCGGGTGATCGCGAGCTGCCGCAATTGTCGGTGCATGACGACGGTGTACGGCGTTTCATTGCCCTGGTGGACGAGTGCTACGACCGCAAGGTGCCGCTGTGCCTCGAAGCGCAGGTGCCCATGGAATCGTTGTACACCGAGGGATATCTGGAGTTTCCGTTCCGCCGCACCCTCAGCCGTTTACAGGAAATGCAGCTGCAACGTTTCGCCGAAGCTTGA
- a CDS encoding nuclear transport factor 2 family protein, translating into MSNPASPLAPAIAAYIAAANARDTSRVASFFAEDANVFDEGQHQVGTHAIAQWMQDTAQRYQPRVEVLDVQLRTGKVLVHNLISGTFPGSPLELRYMFRLNEQGKIARLDISL; encoded by the coding sequence ATGTCCAATCCCGCCTCTCCACTGGCACCCGCCATCGCCGCCTATATCGCTGCGGCCAATGCTCGCGACACCTCGCGGGTCGCCAGTTTTTTCGCTGAGGATGCCAATGTGTTCGATGAAGGCCAGCACCAGGTCGGCACTCACGCCATCGCGCAATGGATGCAAGACACCGCCCAGCGTTACCAGCCACGGGTCGAAGTACTCGACGTGCAACTGCGCACCGGCAAAGTGCTGGTGCATAACCTGATCTCCGGAACGTTTCCCGGCAGCCCGCTGGAATTGCGCTACATGTTTCGCCTGAATGAACAGGGCAAGATCGCCCGGCTAGACATCTCTCTCTAA
- a CDS encoding YafY family protein translates to MSRTTRLLTLLQVLRGKSRPVTAATLAGELEISERTLYRDIAELTALGAPIYGEAGIGYVLRSGLFLPPLMLNADETEAIVLGLRYVDQRGDEVLSKAAADALAKIAAVLAPEALDALRNPTVLPGPPGYGFAPNVVPLNVFRQAIRDQAKLHIDYADANQVPSQRLIWPLALGFLNEVRIIVAWCELRSAYRTFRTDRISAANEQGERYPGRRSDLLRTWRKQMQLDEAGRFTPDKN, encoded by the coding sequence GTGTCGCGTACCACTCGTTTACTGACCTTGTTGCAAGTGCTGCGTGGCAAAAGTCGTCCAGTGACCGCGGCAACACTTGCTGGCGAATTGGAGATTTCCGAGCGTACGCTGTACCGCGACATCGCCGAACTCACCGCCCTTGGCGCGCCAATCTACGGCGAAGCGGGGATCGGCTACGTGCTGCGCAGCGGTTTGTTTCTGCCGCCGTTGATGCTTAACGCCGATGAAACCGAAGCCATCGTGCTGGGGTTGCGCTATGTGGATCAGCGCGGCGATGAGGTGTTGAGCAAGGCTGCGGCAGATGCGTTGGCCAAGATTGCCGCGGTATTGGCGCCTGAAGCGCTGGACGCGTTACGCAACCCGACGGTGTTGCCGGGGCCGCCCGGCTATGGCTTTGCGCCCAACGTCGTGCCACTGAATGTGTTCCGCCAGGCCATCCGCGATCAGGCCAAGCTGCACATCGATTACGCGGACGCCAACCAGGTGCCGAGTCAGCGGTTGATCTGGCCGCTGGCCCTGGGGTTTCTAAACGAGGTGCGAATCATCGTCGCCTGGTGTGAATTGCGCAGCGCCTATCGCACCTTTCGCACTGACCGGATCTCGGCGGCGAACGAGCAGGGCGAGCGTTATCCGGGGCGACGCAGCGACCTGTTGCGCACCTGGCGCAAGCAGATGCAACTGGATGAAGCAGGGCGCTTCACTCCTGACAAGAACTGA
- the speB gene encoding agmatinase, translating to MDVPMQNDQAMTRDSLYGTAAESTYAGITSFMRRRYSRDLRGVDVAVSGVPFDTATSNRPGARFGPRGIRAASTGIAWERHWPWAFDPFDHLAVIDYGDCDFDYGTPHSVPESIEAHAEHILNAGSAMLTFGGDHFITYPLLKAHARKHGPLSLIHFDAHSDTWPDEDGKRVDHGTMFWHAAKEGLVDPSRSVQIGLRTTNDDHQGFQVLDARQVHRRGVDAIVEAIRARVGDNPVYLTFDIDCLDPAFAPGTGTPVCGGLSTVQALEILGGLRGINLVGMDVVEVAPAYDSADITSLAAATLAMEMLCLYAAKHKVDR from the coding sequence ATGGACGTCCCGATGCAAAACGATCAGGCCATGACCCGCGACAGCCTCTATGGCACCGCCGCCGAAAGTACCTACGCCGGTATCACCAGTTTCATGCGTCGTCGCTACAGTCGCGACTTGCGCGGCGTTGACGTAGCGGTCAGCGGTGTCCCGTTCGACACTGCCACCAGCAACCGTCCCGGTGCGCGTTTCGGACCACGCGGCATTCGTGCCGCGTCCACCGGGATTGCCTGGGAACGTCACTGGCCGTGGGCCTTCGACCCGTTCGACCATCTGGCGGTCATCGACTACGGCGATTGCGACTTCGATTACGGCACACCGCATTCGGTGCCGGAAAGCATCGAAGCCCATGCCGAACACATACTCAACGCCGGTAGCGCGATGCTGACGTTCGGCGGGGATCACTTCATCACGTATCCGCTGCTCAAGGCCCATGCGCGTAAACATGGTCCACTGTCGTTGATCCACTTCGACGCCCACAGTGACACCTGGCCGGACGAAGACGGCAAGCGCGTCGATCACGGCACGATGTTCTGGCACGCGGCCAAGGAAGGGTTGGTGGATCCGTCGCGTTCGGTGCAGATCGGCTTGCGCACCACCAATGATGATCACCAGGGTTTCCAGGTGCTGGATGCGCGACAAGTGCATCGACGTGGTGTTGATGCGATTGTCGAGGCCATTCGGGCGCGGGTCGGTGATAACCCGGTGTACCTGACGTTCGACATTGATTGCCTCGATCCTGCTTTCGCTCCAGGCACCGGAACGCCGGTGTGCGGCGGCTTGAGCACGGTGCAGGCGCTGGAAATCCTGGGTGGCTTGCGCGGGATTAATCTGGTGGGAATGGACGTCGTGGAAGTGGCGCCGGCCTACGACAGTGCGGACATTACCTCACTGGCGGCGGCGACGTTGGCGATGGAAATGCTGTGTTTGTATGCAGCTAAACATAAGGTCGACCGGTAA
- a CDS encoding polyamine ABC transporter substrate-binding protein, with protein sequence MAPTFKLCFPALFLAMAVSAQAEEKVVNLYSWADYVAPETLQRFEQETGIHVRYDTFDAPEVLETKLLTGGSGYDVVVPSSSVLARGLAAGALKAIPHEGLKGYANLDPDLLEKLAAVDPGNLYGVPYTWGTLGLGMNVEAVQKRLPNVPLNSLDLLFKPEYASKLKDCGIAIIDSPQEVIGLALHYLGKDPYSTDKNDLDAAQALLHQLQPNVLYIASGRQINDLANGSVCLALAYNGDASMAADQARKANKPYEIAYRIPKEGTIVWQDNLAIPKDAPHPEAARQFIEFMLRPESVAALTNTLFFATANQAATPLVDEAVRTDPDIYPPADVRDRLYADRSMSLKDMRQRTRLWTTFRSRQ encoded by the coding sequence ATGGCTCCCACCTTCAAACTGTGTTTCCCCGCGCTGTTTCTCGCCATGGCCGTATCGGCTCAAGCCGAGGAAAAAGTCGTCAATCTCTACAGTTGGGCCGATTACGTAGCGCCGGAAACCTTGCAGCGGTTCGAGCAGGAAACCGGCATTCACGTACGTTACGACACGTTCGACGCGCCGGAAGTGCTCGAAACCAAACTGCTCACCGGTGGCAGCGGCTATGACGTGGTAGTGCCATCGTCCAGCGTGCTGGCCCGTGGCTTGGCGGCCGGTGCGCTGAAGGCCATTCCTCACGAAGGCCTGAAGGGCTACGCCAACCTTGATCCGGATCTGTTGGAAAAACTCGCCGCGGTCGACCCGGGCAATCTCTACGGTGTCCCCTATACCTGGGGCACGCTGGGGCTTGGGATGAATGTCGAAGCGGTGCAGAAACGCTTGCCGAACGTGCCGCTCAACAGCCTGGACCTGCTGTTCAAACCGGAGTACGCCAGCAAACTGAAGGACTGCGGCATCGCGATCATTGACTCGCCGCAGGAGGTGATCGGTCTGGCGTTGCACTATCTGGGTAAAGATCCCTACAGCACAGACAAGAACGACCTGGACGCGGCGCAAGCGTTGCTGCATCAGTTGCAGCCTAACGTGTTGTACATCGCCAGTGGCCGACAGATCAATGATCTGGCCAACGGCAGTGTCTGTCTGGCCCTGGCCTATAACGGTGACGCGAGCATGGCCGCCGATCAGGCGCGCAAGGCCAACAAACCCTATGAAATCGCCTACCGGATTCCCAAGGAAGGCACGATCGTGTGGCAGGACAACCTGGCGATCCCCAAGGACGCGCCCCATCCCGAAGCCGCACGCCAGTTCATTGAATTCATGTTGCGTCCGGAGTCCGTCGCAGCACTGACCAACACCTTGTTCTTTGCCACCGCCAACCAGGCCGCCACGCCGCTGGTGGATGAGGCCGTGCGCACCGACCCGGACATTTACCCACCCGCCGACGTGCGTGACCGGCTGTACGCCGACCGCAGCATGAGCCTCAAGGACATGCGTCAACGCACTCGCTTGTGGACCACTTTCCGTAGCCGCCAATAA
- a CDS encoding LysR family transcriptional regulator, with protein sequence MLGQLHDLDLQLLRLFVNVVECGGFSAAQGELGLSQSSISQQMAKLETRLGYRLCSRGKGGFKITPKGEQLLNATRSLFESIEAFRHQSNGVAGRLIGEVRLGLSEALDQSVLQRVADAIRRFRERDESVRIELISAMPGEMERLLLQQRLDLAIGYFSQVQSAFDYRELFTETQHLYCAPGHPLFTDDAPDDLALQACDRVDHPYRFLRSDEPFQGKMCSARSEQVEGTLAFILSGKHVGYLPEHFARSWEDKELLRAVRRGDMSFDVAFHLARHRAQVPGDAQKAFEEDLLAAFA encoded by the coding sequence ATGCTCGGCCAACTCCATGATCTCGATCTGCAACTGTTGCGCCTGTTCGTCAACGTGGTGGAGTGCGGCGGTTTCAGCGCGGCTCAGGGTGAGTTGGGCTTGAGCCAGTCGAGCATCAGCCAGCAAATGGCCAAACTGGAAACCCGACTCGGCTATCGCCTGTGCAGTCGCGGCAAGGGTGGTTTCAAGATCACGCCCAAGGGTGAACAACTGCTCAACGCGACTCGTAGCCTGTTCGAGTCCATCGAAGCCTTCCGCCACCAATCCAATGGTGTGGCCGGGCGTTTGATCGGCGAGGTTCGTCTGGGGCTGTCCGAAGCACTCGATCAATCCGTGCTGCAACGGGTGGCCGATGCGATCCGGCGCTTTCGTGAACGGGACGAGTCGGTACGTATCGAGTTGATCAGCGCCATGCCCGGCGAAATGGAACGGTTGCTGCTGCAACAACGACTGGACCTGGCGATCGGCTATTTCTCACAAGTGCAAAGCGCTTTTGACTACCGCGAACTGTTTACCGAAACCCAGCACCTGTATTGCGCCCCCGGCCATCCGCTGTTCACCGACGATGCGCCTGATGATCTAGCGCTACAGGCTTGTGATCGGGTCGATCACCCTTACCGTTTCCTGCGCAGCGACGAGCCCTTCCAGGGGAAGATGTGTTCGGCGCGCTCGGAGCAAGTCGAAGGCACCCTCGCCTTCATTCTCTCCGGCAAGCATGTCGGTTATTTGCCCGAACACTTTGCCCGGAGCTGGGAAGACAAGGAATTGCTGCGCGCCGTGCGTCGTGGCGATATGAGTTTCGACGTGGCATTCCATCTGGCCCGCCATCGCGCCCAGGTGCCGGGGGATGCGCAAAAAGCCTTTGAAGAGGATTTGTTGGCGGCGTTTGCCTGA
- a CDS encoding nucleobase:cation symporter-2 family protein, which yields MTASEKAPAPRNNDLIYGLDDRPHLTATVFAALQHVLASFVGIITPTLIMGGALGLQSEVPYLISMALFVSGLGTFVQARRFGPIGSGLLCLQGTSFSFISVILSAGFMVKARGGGTDEILSTIFGVCFFAAFIEVVLSQFIGKLRMLITPVVTGTIITLMGLSLIKVAMTDIAGGFGAADLGAASHLALAALVLGTIVLLNRVDVPFLRLGAIVIGLTFGYVVAWLMGDVNFTSLPDVPLMSVPVPFKYGFNFDWVAFAPVAVIFLVSPLEAAGDLTANSMISRQPVKGPIYIRRIKSGLLADGLNSAMAAVFNSMPMVTFAQNNGVIQLTGVASRYVAFFIAGLLVVLGLFPMIGAVLQLMPKPVLGGAELVMFGTVAVAGIKILAEAGLHRRNMLIVSISLGMGLGVAAVPEVLRELPKALHNIFESPITVGALCAIVLNIFLPEEFIELEEDDFDPEASILRVMENPDVPAKGEPVSPAAVAPLNR from the coding sequence ATGACCGCCTCTGAAAAAGCCCCTGCCCCGCGCAATAACGACCTGATTTACGGCCTCGACGATCGCCCGCATCTGACCGCCACCGTCTTCGCTGCCCTGCAACACGTACTCGCCAGTTTCGTCGGCATCATCACCCCGACCCTGATCATGGGGGGCGCCCTCGGCCTGCAAAGCGAAGTGCCGTACCTGATCAGCATGGCGCTGTTCGTCTCGGGGCTGGGCACGTTTGTTCAGGCACGACGTTTCGGCCCGATCGGTTCCGGCCTGCTGTGTCTGCAGGGCACCAGCTTCTCATTCATCAGCGTGATTCTCAGTGCCGGTTTCATGGTCAAGGCCCGGGGTGGCGGCACCGATGAAATCCTGTCGACGATCTTCGGTGTGTGCTTTTTCGCCGCCTTCATCGAAGTCGTGTTGAGCCAGTTCATCGGCAAATTGCGGATGCTGATCACCCCGGTGGTGACCGGCACGATCATCACGCTGATGGGCCTGTCGCTGATCAAGGTTGCCATGACCGACATCGCTGGCGGCTTCGGTGCGGCGGATCTCGGCGCGGCCAGTCATCTGGCCCTGGCGGCCCTGGTGCTCGGAACGATTGTGCTGTTGAACCGGGTCGATGTGCCGTTCCTGCGCCTCGGTGCGATCGTCATCGGCCTGACCTTCGGCTATGTCGTGGCCTGGCTGATGGGTGACGTCAACTTCACCAGCCTGCCCGACGTACCGCTGATGAGCGTACCGGTGCCGTTCAAGTACGGCTTTAACTTCGATTGGGTGGCGTTTGCGCCAGTGGCGGTGATTTTCCTCGTCTCGCCGCTGGAAGCCGCCGGTGACTTGACCGCCAACTCGATGATTTCCCGGCAGCCCGTCAAAGGCCCGATCTACATCCGCCGGATCAAGTCCGGTCTGCTCGCCGACGGCCTCAACTCGGCCATGGCCGCAGTGTTCAACAGCATGCCGATGGTGACCTTCGCCCAGAACAACGGCGTGATTCAGCTCACCGGCGTGGCCAGCCGTTACGTGGCGTTCTTCATTGCCGGTTTGTTGGTGGTGCTGGGGTTGTTCCCGATGATCGGCGCGGTGCTGCAGCTGATGCCCAAACCGGTACTCGGTGGCGCTGAACTGGTGATGTTCGGCACCGTCGCCGTCGCCGGGATCAAGATCCTCGCCGAAGCCGGCCTGCACCGGCGCAACATGCTGATCGTGTCGATTTCCCTCGGCATGGGCCTGGGTGTTGCGGCGGTTCCGGAAGTGCTGCGCGAGTTGCCGAAGGCGCTGCACAACATCTTCGAATCGCCGATCACCGTCGGCGCGTTGTGCGCTATCGTGCTGAATATCTTCCTGCCCGAAGAGTTCATTGAGCTGGAGGAGGACGATTTCGATCCGGAAGCCTCGATCCTGCGGGTCATGGAAAACCCGGATGTCCCGGCCAAGGGTGAACCCGTCTCGCCTGCCGCTGTCGCACCCTTGAACCGCTAG
- a CDS encoding LEA type 2 family protein: MRSVHAVILSLLLLSLSACALFPNRDPLNINVVGFEPLQSQDMEVRFAVKIRVQNPNEAAIDYNGVALDLEVNGQPLASGVSDQSGSIARFSETVLTVPVSVSAFSVLRQTLGLSKTQTLDNLPYVLRGKLAGGLFGTMRFVDSGKLSLPTSTTGTW, from the coding sequence ATGCGCAGTGTCCACGCCGTTATCCTTTCCCTGCTTTTGCTCTCCCTGAGCGCCTGTGCCCTGTTCCCCAATCGCGACCCGCTGAACATCAACGTGGTCGGCTTCGAGCCGCTGCAAAGCCAGGACATGGAAGTACGCTTTGCCGTGAAAATACGCGTGCAAAATCCCAATGAAGCCGCGATTGACTACAACGGCGTGGCCCTGGACCTGGAGGTCAATGGCCAGCCACTCGCCTCCGGTGTCAGCGATCAATCGGGTTCGATTGCACGCTTTTCCGAAACCGTGCTGACCGTTCCGGTAAGTGTTTCGGCGTTCTCCGTGCTGCGCCAGACCCTGGGCCTGAGCAAAACCCAAACCCTCGACAACCTGCCCTACGTCCTGCGCGGCAAACTCGCGGGCGGCTTGTTCGGCACGATGCGTTTCGTGGACAGTGGAAAACTCAGCCTGCCAACGTCGACGACCGGCACCTGGTAA
- a CDS encoding carbon-nitrogen hydrolase family protein, with protein sequence MPKSIVAALQIGSLPGGKAETLEQILAWENAIIESGAALVVMPEALLGGYPKGEGFGTQLGYRLPEGREAFARYFANAIDVPGAETEALAGLSARTGANLVIGVIERAGSTLYCTALYFDPQAGLVAKHRKLMPTGTERLIWGKGDGSTLPVIDSQIGRIGAVICWENMMPLLRTAMYAKGVEVWCAPTVDEREMWQVSMRHIAHEGRCFVVSACQVQDSPQALGVEIANWPADRPLIAGGSVIVGPMGDILAGPLRDSAGLLTAEIDTDDLVRARYDFDVVGHYARPDVFELTVDERAKPGVSFTA encoded by the coding sequence ATGCCCAAGTCAATCGTTGCTGCACTGCAAATCGGCTCTTTACCCGGCGGCAAAGCCGAGACCCTGGAACAGATCCTTGCCTGGGAAAACGCGATTATCGAATCCGGCGCTGCGCTGGTGGTCATGCCGGAAGCGTTGCTCGGCGGTTACCCCAAAGGCGAGGGCTTTGGTACTCAGCTGGGTTATCGACTGCCGGAAGGGCGTGAAGCCTTTGCCCGGTATTTCGCCAATGCGATCGACGTGCCCGGCGCGGAAACCGAAGCATTGGCCGGGTTGTCTGCGCGCACCGGCGCCAACCTGGTGATCGGTGTCATCGAACGCGCCGGCAGCACCTTGTACTGCACCGCGTTGTATTTCGATCCGCAGGCCGGGCTGGTCGCCAAGCACCGCAAACTGATGCCCACCGGCACCGAGCGGTTGATTTGGGGCAAAGGCGATGGCTCGACGCTGCCGGTGATCGACAGTCAGATCGGGCGGATCGGTGCGGTGATTTGCTGGGAAAACATGATGCCGTTGCTGCGCACCGCGATGTACGCCAAAGGCGTGGAAGTCTGGTGCGCGCCAACGGTGGATGAGCGGGAAATGTGGCAGGTCAGCATGCGCCATATCGCCCATGAAGGACGCTGCTTTGTGGTCAGCGCCTGTCAGGTTCAGGATTCACCGCAAGCCTTGGGCGTGGAGATCGCCAACTGGCCGGCGGACCGGCCATTGATTGCCGGTGGCAGCGTGATCGTCGGGCCGATGGGCGATATTCTGGCAGGACCTCTGCGTGACAGCGCCGGTTTGCTCACCGCAGAAATCGACACCGATGATCTGGTCCGTGCCCGTTACGACTTCGACGTGGTGGGGCACTACGCGCGCCCGGACGTCTTCGAATTGACAGTAGATGAGCGCGCCAAACCGGGTGTTAGCTTCACCGCATAA